The proteins below come from a single Acidobacteriota bacterium genomic window:
- a CDS encoding type II toxin-antitoxin system VapC family toxin — MRYFDASALVKRYVREKGSVKVRRLIASDTPATSRLSEVEVASALERRSREGAFSPAERDRALAALTIDLRAIVVVELTPHISAWARTLLQRHPLRASDAIQLASCLYLQEQLAEPIAMVGFDDRLNAAARREGLAEQ, encoded by the coding sequence ATGCGCTACTTCGACGCGAGTGCGCTCGTGAAGCGGTACGTGCGCGAGAAGGGCAGCGTCAAGGTCCGGCGGCTGATCGCCTCAGACACCCCGGCCACCAGCCGGTTGTCTGAAGTCGAGGTGGCCTCGGCACTGGAGCGGCGCTCGCGGGAGGGCGCATTTTCGCCAGCCGAACGCGATCGCGCGCTCGCCGCCCTGACCATCGATCTTCGCGCGATCGTCGTCGTGGAACTGACCCCGCACATTTCCGCCTGGGCCCGCACGCTTCTGCAACGACATCCACTGCGAGCCAGTGATGCCATCCAGTTGGCCAGCTGCCTCTATCTGCAGGAGCAGTTGGCGGAGCCAATCGCGATGGTGGGATTCGATGATCGCCTAAACGCCGCCGCGCGCCGTGAGGGGTTGGCCGAGCAGTAG
- a CDS encoding protein kinase has protein sequence MIGQVLGPYTIVSRLGAGGMGEVYRARDTKLNRDVAIKVLLPSVANDPDRLARFSREAQVLASLNHLNIAAIYGLEEGPAEAAGDGPAEAGRYIGANVTSGFSRTIALVMELVEGDDLSQRISRGAIPIDEALPMARQIAEALEAAHDLGIIHRDLKPANIKVRPDGTVKVLDFGLAKAVEPGGRNFSSAEHLANSPTLSLHATEAGIILGTAAYMSPEQARGKSVDKRTDIWAFGAILFEMLSGRRPFEGDTITDVIAAVVTREPDWQQLPAAATAGLRRLLSRCLTKDPRERLQAIGDARLDIDEILSQVDDPAAVTQGARRSTAQRVLPWAVAAAALMIAGAFAWPQAVVPMTPVYASLAAPADYNLGEFRDVPPTRAPMVFTPDGRSLILLATRAGQSQLFLRQLDRPDALPIAGTDGARVPFVSHDGRWVGFWAANELRKVPIEGGTASTICALAGPLGPFGASWGADDTIVFGDDASRRIMRVPAGGGTPVAVTAPTPPLGTARRHVTPTWLPGGDRILYADVAIRDPADTRLMVQSLAGGDARLVLTSATDARLLPTGHLAFMRLGTLMAVAFDVARAAAIGEPVVALDGVMQSGLRGFSDNTGAGMVAASSLGALAVIRGGLIGYIANSLIWVAHDGQSSSAEPASGAPADGRITSRVSPNGSRALVGVQTPTRREVWMADWARNVWTACRGCNSERGSGEWSPDGLRLLFGGPGKLTAHTLDQSAPDQVLLQEADRYLLPTDWLPDGRIVYLSAADQVNFDIKFVEPGGSIGRVVVEAGSEAAVSPDGRWLAYHSKGEVIVQAFPGPGARTVVSAGRASNPAWSPDGRTLYYLQPVNPGSAIIAVNINTASGLTAGTPRELFRHFPDQVCANIRCYDLSSDGRRFLFRERTAAQTPAVTGMDLMLNWTSTLPRHP, from the coding sequence ATGATCGGCCAGGTTCTTGGGCCTTACACCATCGTCAGCAGGCTGGGCGCAGGCGGAATGGGTGAGGTCTATCGTGCGCGCGACACCAAATTGAATCGCGACGTTGCGATCAAAGTGCTGCTGCCCTCGGTGGCCAACGATCCCGACCGTTTAGCGCGATTCAGCCGCGAAGCACAGGTGCTGGCGTCGCTCAACCACCTGAACATCGCCGCGATCTATGGGCTTGAAGAAGGTCCGGCTGAAGCCGCGGGTGATGGTCCGGCTGAAGCCGGACGCTACATCGGTGCCAACGTGACGTCCGGCTTCAGCCGGACCATTGCACTCGTCATGGAGCTCGTCGAGGGTGACGACCTGTCACAGCGAATCTCTCGCGGAGCGATTCCAATTGATGAAGCACTGCCGATGGCCCGGCAGATCGCGGAGGCGCTCGAAGCCGCACACGATCTCGGCATCATTCATCGCGATCTCAAGCCTGCGAACATCAAAGTCCGTCCAGACGGCACGGTGAAAGTGCTCGATTTCGGGTTGGCCAAGGCTGTTGAGCCAGGAGGGCGGAACTTTAGTTCCGCCGAACACCTCGCGAATTCCCCAACCCTGTCGCTCCACGCAACCGAGGCAGGCATCATCCTCGGCACTGCTGCCTACATGTCGCCGGAGCAGGCGCGCGGAAAGTCCGTCGACAAGCGCACCGACATCTGGGCCTTCGGCGCGATCTTGTTCGAGATGCTGTCCGGGCGCCGCCCATTCGAGGGCGACACCATCACCGATGTGATTGCTGCCGTCGTCACGCGCGAACCGGACTGGCAGCAACTGCCGGCCGCCGCGACGGCGGGCCTGCGCCGGTTACTCAGCCGTTGTCTAACGAAGGATCCACGAGAGCGATTGCAGGCCATCGGCGACGCGCGGCTCGACATCGACGAAATACTCAGTCAGGTTGATGACCCTGCGGCCGTCACGCAGGGCGCTCGCCGATCAACAGCGCAGCGCGTGTTGCCGTGGGCCGTCGCGGCGGCGGCCTTGATGATCGCCGGGGCGTTCGCGTGGCCTCAAGCTGTCGTGCCAATGACGCCGGTCTATGCGTCGCTCGCGGCACCCGCTGACTACAATCTGGGCGAGTTCCGCGATGTGCCCCCGACACGGGCACCGATGGTGTTCACGCCCGATGGCCGCTCGCTCATCCTGTTGGCGACGCGTGCGGGCCAGTCGCAGCTCTTCCTCCGCCAGCTCGATCGTCCCGACGCGCTCCCGATCGCGGGTACCGACGGCGCACGGGTCCCGTTCGTGTCCCATGATGGCCGGTGGGTGGGGTTTTGGGCCGCGAACGAACTGCGAAAAGTTCCCATCGAGGGCGGCACCGCGTCGACGATCTGCGCACTCGCCGGCCCGCTGGGGCCGTTCGGCGCCTCGTGGGGTGCCGACGACACCATCGTGTTCGGGGACGACGCGTCGCGGCGCATCATGCGTGTTCCGGCCGGCGGCGGTACGCCGGTCGCGGTCACAGCGCCGACTCCGCCGTTAGGTACTGCGCGGCGGCACGTCACGCCCACGTGGCTGCCAGGCGGCGACCGCATTCTGTACGCGGACGTCGCGATCCGCGATCCGGCCGATACCCGGCTGATGGTGCAGTCATTGGCCGGGGGAGATGCTCGCCTGGTGCTGACGTCAGCCACCGATGCCCGCCTGCTGCCGACCGGTCACCTGGCGTTCATGCGGCTCGGCACGCTGATGGCGGTGGCGTTCGATGTCGCCCGCGCCGCAGCGATTGGCGAGCCCGTGGTCGCGCTCGATGGCGTCATGCAAAGTGGACTGCGCGGATTCAGTGACAACACCGGCGCTGGCATGGTGGCGGCGTCAAGTCTGGGTGCCCTGGCCGTCATCCGAGGCGGCTTAATCGGATACATCGCGAATTCCTTGATTTGGGTAGCGCACGATGGGCAATCGTCTTCTGCAGAGCCGGCCTCCGGTGCGCCGGCTGACGGGCGGATCACCAGTCGGGTTTCACCAAATGGATCCCGCGCCTTGGTCGGAGTGCAAACGCCGACGCGCCGGGAAGTGTGGATGGCGGACTGGGCGCGCAACGTCTGGACGGCGTGCCGCGGGTGCAATTCCGAGCGTGGATCAGGCGAGTGGTCGCCCGATGGGTTGCGTCTTCTTTTTGGCGGACCTGGCAAGCTCACTGCGCACACGCTCGACCAATCCGCGCCGGACCAGGTGCTGCTGCAGGAGGCCGACCGTTACCTGCTTCCCACCGACTGGCTCCCGGATGGCCGCATCGTCTATCTGTCCGCGGCAGATCAGGTCAACTTCGACATCAAGTTCGTGGAGCCAGGTGGCAGCATCGGCCGCGTAGTGGTGGAGGCGGGGAGTGAGGCCGCGGTTTCGCCTGACGGCCGCTGGCTGGCGTATCACTCGAAGGGTGAGGTCATCGTGCAGGCATTTCCTGGACCAGGAGCGCGCACGGTGGTGTCCGCCGGCCGCGCCAGCAACCCCGCATGGTCGCCGGACGGCCGTACCCTCTACTACCTGCAGCCGGTGAATCCTGGCTCGGCCATCATCGCGGTCAACATCAACACGGCGTCGGGACTGACGGCGGGCACGCCGCGTGAGTTGTTCCGCCACTTTCCGGACCAGGTGTGCGCCAACATTCGTTGCTACGACCTGTCGTCCGATGGTCGGCGCTTTTTGTTCAGGGAGAGAACGGCGGCGCAAACTCCGGCGGTCACGGGCATGGATCTGATGCTGAACTGGACCTCGACGCTGCCGAGGCACCCATAA